From a region of the Mycosarcoma maydis chromosome 7, whole genome shotgun sequence genome:
- a CDS encoding putative serine-type endopeptidase, whose translation MKAIKLSSSLLLLLGTFLTVSAAQPNAYANSSLAATTCSDEGAPQRVTQQHKRSTLHPWSHQKRSVPLPAKRSYDTHHYYVIEVHARSGEQPDPRAIAEALGAEFVERAGELQNHWLVRSEKPFPELSDTRAKRGGAGTSSSASASASLARPDVPESQDPVLQRWSRIRRSAREPGFITTYNLSKRQHTAALSIKAVERQEVRRRHKRNVIYDPSEMPHLYPELRDPLPAVDGWPFRLRSADPSPRPPMIPTAKTADLMSKFDIKDPIFTDQWHLANDRKTGNDLNVTAIWEQGILGKGIKVCLIDDGLDMHSPDLRDNFYAPGSYDFNSHTELPEPRESDDQHGTRCAGEIAAVKNDVCGVGVAYEAKVSGVRILSGPISDVDEAASLNYAYQENDIYSCSWGPPDDGRSMDAPKGLIAKAMLNGVQNGRDGKGSVFVFAGGNGGASDDQCNFDGYTNSIYSMTIAAVDREGQHPWYSEMCSAIIATSWSSGSGDHIHTTDVAWNGVNRCTGSHGGTSAAAPLAAGVIALGLSVRPELTWRDVQHIAVRSAVKFNPEDPDWQQTQAGHHFNHKYGYGLLDAYQFVQEAKRHKLVNPQAWYESPNITLPATETLITQSGTESTYTVTEDHLKGANLASVEHVTVRVWITHQRRGDVNVELISPHGTKSALARSRRYDDATTGFPGWSFMTLKHWGESPTGEWKLRVFDPAHPNRVGNIYAWSMSLWGESIDPSKAVPWNFPEDSIEYHEKLPAAPETTIIKLPPSYTSSAKLKKPTDHLPSNHGIAEGESHVDFTNHNGSVPIAVQPEADTGYISGLKKNSSWVIVAGGLVIIFAGSLAAFFVMRKRKMRRGGSGGGGRGGSGDGGYESLANDEEVAMGDLDDDGRGSRRGEKSRRTKELYDAFAEGSDDDEDQAAEASAGRGLLGRGRTDEPYRDDLDDDDDGDRRFALHDDDAEEDDDVDAARTGPDTQQNSGAATAAIVDIEDEDESPSGGSGAGSAGEGSWQDAAEGRDLLAGAGQK comes from the coding sequence ATGAAAGCCATCAAGCTATCCAGCTCCCTCTTGCTCCTTCTCGGCACCTTTCTCACAGTGTCGGCTGCGCAGCCTAATGCTTACGCGAACAGCTCCCTTGCTGCTACGACCTGCTCGGATGAAGGAGCACCACAACGCGtcacacagcagcacaagcgCTCAACACTCCATCCATGGTCGCATCAGAAGCGCTCCGTCCCCTTGCCCGCAAAACGGTCGTACGATACTCATCACTACTATGTAATCGAGGTGCACGCTCGCTCAGGCGAGCAGCCAGACCCGCGCGCAATTGCAGAGGCGCTGGGTGCCGAATTTGTCGAAAGAGCAGGTGAATTGCAAAACCACTGGCTCGTGCGATCAGAGAAGCCCTTCCCAGAGCTCAGCGACACACGAGCAAAGCGTGGCGGCGCCGGaacctcgtcatcggcatcggcttcggcttcaCTCGCACGACCCGATGTCCCCGAGTCGCAGGACCCCGTCTTACAGCGTTGGTCTCGTATTCGTCGCTCAGCCCGAGAGCCCGGATTTATCACAACGTACAACCTCTCAAAGCGTCAGCACACTGCTGCACTGTCAATAAAAGCTGTTGAGCGTCAAGAGGTCAGGCGGCGTCATAAGCGCAACGTCATCTATGATCCATCAGAGATGCCACATCTATACCCCGAACTTCGTGATCCACTACCAGCAGTCGACGGCTGGCCTTTTCGTCTGAGATCGGCGGATCCCTCACCTCGACCACCCATGATCCCGACTGCCAAGACGGCCGATCTGATGTCCAAGTTCGATATCAAGGATCCCATCTTCACCGATCAGTGGCATCTTGCCAACGATCGCAAGACGGGCAACGACCTCAATGTGACCGCAATTTGGGAACAGGGCATTCTAGGTAAAGGCATCAAAGTGTGCCTCATCGATGATGGCCTCGATATGCACAGCCCCGACCTTAGGGACAACTTCTACGCACCGGGCAGTTACGACTTCAACTCGCACACAGAGCTCCCCGAGCCGCGAGAGAGTGACGATCAGCACGGCACACGATGTGCTGGTGAGATCGCTGCCGTCAAGAACGATGTTTGCGGTGTCGGTGTCGCGTATGAGGCCAAAGTCTCTGGCGTTCGTATCCTTTCAGGGCCCATCTCggacgtcgacgaagctgcGTCGCTCAACTATGCCTATCAGGAAAACGACATTTATAGCTGCAGTTGGGGACCACCCGACGACGGTCGCAGCATGGACGCGCCCAAAGGTCTCATTGCCAAGGCGATGCTCAATGGTGTGCAAAACGGACGAGACGGCAAGGGTAGCGTCTTTGTCTTTGCCGGCGGAAACGGAGGCGCCTCGGATGATCAGTGTAACTTTGATGGCTACACCAACTCGATCTATTCCATGACCATTGCTGCCGTCGACCGCGAGGGGCAACACCCGTGGTACTCGGAGATGTGCTCGGCCATCATCGCTACCAGCTGGAGCTCCGGAAGTGGTGATCATATTCATACTACCGATGTCGCCTGGAACGGCGTCAATCGATGCACCGGTTCGCACGGAGGTaccagcgctgctgctcctttGGCAGCCGGTGTCATCGCACTTGGTCTCAGCGTCCGACCCGAGCTGACGTGGCGCGATGTGCAGCACATTGCTGTGCGCAGCGCCGTCAAGTTCAACCCAGAAGATCCTGATTGGCAACAGACGCAAGCAGGTCATCATTTCAACCACAAGTACGGTTACGGTCTCCTCGACGCTTACCAGTTTGTTCAAGAAGCCAAGCGTCACAAGCTTGTCAATCCGCAAGCTTGGTACGAGTCGCCCAACATTACGCTACCGGCAACAGAGACGCTCATCACACAGTCTGGCACCGAATCCACGTACACCGTCACCGAAGACCACCTCAAGGGAGCCAATCTGGCCTCCGTTGAGCACGTCACGGTTCGTGTCTGGATCACCCACCAGCGTCGAGGTGATgtcaacgtcgagctcatctCTCCGCATGGCACCAAgtcggctttggcgaggTCGAGACGCTACGATGACGCGACGACAGGTTTCCCTGGTTGGTCCTTCATGACGCTCAAGCACTGGGGTGAGTCGCCCACTGGCGAGTGGAAGCTTCGTGTGTTCGATCCAGCGCATCCCAACAGAGTAGGCAACATTTACGCATGGAGCATGTCACTGTGGGGAGAATCCATCGATCCGTCCAAAGCGGTGCCGTGGAACTTCCCCGAAGACTCGATCGAGTACCACGAAAAGCTGCCCGCCGCACCCGAGACAACGATCATCAAGCTACCTCCCAGCTACACATCTTCAGCAAAACTCAAGAAGCCTACCGATCATCTTCCGTCTAACCATGGCATCGCCGAAGGAGAGTCTCACGTCGATTTTACCAACCACAACGGCAGCGTTCCGATCGCGGTGCAGCCCGAAGCGGATACCGGCTACATTTCAGGACTCAAGAAAAACAGCAGTTGGGTGATTGTAGCTGGCGGGTTGGTGATCATCTTTGCCGGATCACTCGCGGCGTTCTTTGTGATGAGGAAACGCAAGATGCGTCGCGGTGGcagtggtggaggaggacgaggcggcagtggtgatggtggttACGAGTCGCTGGCCAACGACGAAGAGGTGGCTATGGGCGATTTGGATGATGACGGACGCGGATCGCGACGCGGTGAGAAGTCGCGCAGGACAAAGGAGCTGTATGATGCGTTTGCTGAGGGttccgacgacgacgaggatcagGCCGCAGAAGCTTCTGCCGGTCGCGGTTTGCTTGGTCGTGGACGCACGGACGAGCCATACCGTGACGACCtggatgatgatgatgatggcgatcgCAGATTTGCCTTACACGACGATGAcgccgaggaagacgacgacgtaGACGCCGCACGCACTGGTCCTGACACTCAGCAGAATAGTGGAGCCGCAACTGCAGCCATTGTCGAcatcgaggatgaagacgaaAGTCCCTCGGGCGGATCTGGAGCCGGCTCAGCCGGTGAAGGCAGCTGGCAAGATGCTGCCGAGGGCAGGGATCTGCTTGCTGGCGCGGGACAGAAATGA